A single region of the Vicia villosa cultivar HV-30 ecotype Madison, WI linkage group LG4, Vvil1.0, whole genome shotgun sequence genome encodes:
- the LOC131598602 gene encoding F-box/kelch-repeat protein At3g23880-like — MLFLAHVIDRCLYVSLRLFPIGGLLENPSIDIFKKDSKCQRMEWRYPHRVIGSCNELVCLLNSRTNEFYLRNPATTRPFSENLVSYPLTFQHQKFRFLFGYDNLTDKYKLVAFHYKEGVRIFTFGDNVWKNIQCFPVSYTIKNNGVYLSNSFNWFAVVDNKGFYNKNLKVEQLVIISLDLRTEKYTQFQFPRELDEVPSLVPIVCKLMDSLCFSHYTKDGSFVIWQMKEFGVEKSWNKLLKFDYHSLPDCFPNILNLSPLHVFENGDLLILATNVGKLIRYYRKDNRVVCNPAYNTNYLYFVIPHVESLVSTF, encoded by the coding sequence ATGCTATTCTTGGCCCATGTTATCGACCGTTGCTTATATGTCTCACTCCGTCTCTTCCCCATAGGCGGTTTACTTGAGAATCCGTCAATTGATATCTTCAAGAAAGATTCCAAATGTCAAAGAATGGAATGGCGTTATCCACACCGTGTTATTGGTTCCTGCAATGAATTGGTCTGTTTATTGAATTCTCGTACGAACGAATTCTATCTAAGGAATCCAGCCACCACCAGGCCATTCTCTGAGAACCTAGTGTCTTATCCCCTTACTTTTCAACATCAAAAATTCAGATTTTTATTTGGTTATGATAATTTAACCGACAAATATAAGTTGGTGGCATTCCATTATAAAGAGGGGGTGAGAATTTTCACTTTCGGAGATAATGTTTGGAAGAATATTCAGTGTTTTCCTGTCTCCTATACCATTAAGAACAACGGTGTCTATTTGAGTAATAGTTTTAACTGGTTTGCTGTTGTCGATAACAAAGGGTTTTATAACAAGAATCTTAAAGTTGAGCAACTCGTGATTATCTCACTTGATTTGAGAACAGAGAAATATACACAGTTTCAGTTCCCTCGAGAGCTTGATGAAGTACCGTCTCTTGTGCCTATTGTTTGCAAGTTGATGGACAGTCTATGTTTTTCTCATTACACTAAGGATGGTAGTTTTGTTATATGGCAGATGAAGGAATTTGGAGTTGAAAAGTCATGGAATAAATTACTTAAATTTGATTATCATTCTCTACCGGATTGCTTCCCAAATATTCTTAACTTGTCGCCATTACACGTTTTTGAGAATGGGGATTTGCTGATATTGGCAACCAATGTTGGAAAACTAATTCGTTATTATAGGAAAGATAATAGAGTAGTATGTAATCCTGCATATAATACCAATTACCTATATTTTGTCATCCCTCATGTGGAAAGTTTAGTTTCAACTTTTTGA
- the LOC131598603 gene encoding F-box/kelch-repeat protein At3g23880-like — protein MMSMVLPSNRQHKINAPSPITLPEELIVQILSMLNVKSLMKLKCVSKSWNSIISDPFFVKMHLDKSSRIPHMMLFLSHIIDRCLYVSLHLSPVRGFLENPSIDIFNKDSKCQRMEWLSHHRVIGSCNGLVCLLNYCKNEFYLWNPATTRPFSENLVSYPLAFQHQILYYSDSKVSFGYDNLTNKYKLVAFYSKEVIVFTFEDNVWKNIKWFSVSYTIKNNGIYLSNSLNWSALLDNKGLYKENLNVEQLVIISLDLGTETYTKFQFPREFDELLSLVPIVCKLMDSLCFYHYAKEHSFVIWQMKEFGVEESWTKFLKFDYHSLSDCSRIVDLLPLHVFENGDMLILENNVGKLIRYYRKDNRVVWKPAHTNNCMLFSVIPYVESLVSTF, from the coding sequence ATGATGAGTATGGTTCTTCCATCTAATAGGCAGCATAAAATCAACGCGCCGTCGCCAATAACCCTCCCGGAGGAACTCATCGTCCAAATCCTATCCATGCTTAACGTGAAATCACTCATGAAACTCAAATGTGTGAGCAAGTCTTGGAATTCAATCATCTCGGATCCCTTTTTCGTCAAAATGCACCTTGATAAATCTTCACGAATTCCACACATGATGCTATTCTTGTCACATATTATCGACCGTTGCTTATATGTCTCACTCCATCTCTCCCCCGTACGCGGTTTCCTTGAGAATCCGTCGATTGATATCTTCAATAAAGATTCCAAATGTCAAAGGATGGAATGGCTTAGTCACCACCGTGTTATTGGTTCCTGCAATGGATTGGTCTGTTTACTGAATTATTGTAAGAACGAATTCTATCTATGGAATCCAGCCACCACCAGGCCATTCTCTGAAAACCTAGTCTCTTATCCCCTTGCTTTTCAGCATCAAATATTATATTACAGCGACTCGAAAGTTTCATTTGGTTATGATAATTTAACCAACAAGTATAAGTTGGTGGCATTCTATTCTAAAGAGGTGATAGTTTTCACTTTCGAAGATAATGTTTGGAAGAATATTAAATGGTTTTCTGTCTCGTATACTATTAAGAATAACGGTATCTATTTGAGTAATAGTCTTAACTGGTCTGCTCTTCTCGATAACAAGGGTTTATATAAAGAGAATCTTAATGTTGAGCAACTCGTGATTATCTCACTTGATTTGGGAACAGAGACATATACAAAGTTTCAGTTCCCTCGAGAGTTTGATGAACTACTGTCTCTTGTGCCAATTGTTTGCAAGTTGATGGACAGTCTATGTTTTTATCATTACGCCAAGGAACATAGTTTTGTTATATGGCAGATGAAGGAATTTGGAGTTGAAGAGTCTTGGACTAAATTTCTTAAATTTGATTATCATTCTCTATCTGATTGCTCTAGAATAGTTGATTTGTTGCCATTACATGTATTTGAGAATGGAGATATGCTGATATTGGAAAACAATGTTGGAAAACTAATTCGCTATTATAGGAAAGATAATAGAGTAGTATGGAAACCTGCACATACCAATAACTGTATGTTGTTTTCTGTCATCCCTTATGTTGAAAGTTTAGTTTCAACTTTTTAA
- the LOC131598604 gene encoding F-box/kelch-repeat protein At3g23880-like — MSIVLPSNSRHKINTPSRVTLPEDLIIEILSLLNVESLTQLKCVSKSWNSIISDSFFVKMHLDKSSRIPHVGLFFSHHGKFVSLHIFPISCLLENPYIFKNYSKYQLMKLRPFYNVIGSCNGLICLLSSCKNEFHLWNPATNVPFSENLGSFRLSFQHKKTYFRFSFGYDNLTNKYKLVAFSSKEVRVFTFGHNVWKNIQFFSAYPYHYRKNNGVYLSNSFNWFALLNNKCFYNKDLNVEQLVIISLDLATETYTQFQLPREFDELPYLPPIVCKLLDSLCFYHYTKDGGFVIWQMKEFGVKKSWTKFLQFDYHSLFDCSGCTVHLLPLHVFENGDMLILEINNGHLIHYNRRDNEVVKTTYIIDISLSASIPYVESLVSTF, encoded by the coding sequence ATGAGTATCGTTCTTCCCTCAAATTCGCGGCATAAAATCAACACGCCGTCGCGAGTAACCCTCCCAGAGGACCTCATCATCGAAATCCTATCTCTGCTTAATGTGGAATCACTCACGCAACTCAAATGTGTGAGCAAATCGTGGAACTCAATCATCTCCGACTCCTTCTTCGTCAAAATGCACCTTGATAAATCTTCACGAATTCCACACGTCGGCCTATTCTTTTCGCACCATGGTAAATTTGTCTCACTTCATATCTTCCCCATAAGCTGTTTACTTGAGAATCCGTATATCttcaaaaattattctaaataccAATTGATGAAATTGCGTCCTTTCTACAATGTTATTGGTTCATGCAATGGATTGATATGTTTACTAAGTTCTTGTAAGAACGAATTTCATCTATGGAATCCAGCAACCAACGTGCCATTCTCGGAGAACCTAGGCTCTTTTCGCCTTTCTTTTCAGCATAAGAAAACCTATTTTAGATTCTCATTTGGTTATGATAATTTAACCAACAAGTATAAGTTGGTTGCGTTCTCTTCCAAAGAGGTGAGAGTTTTCACTTTCGGCCATAATGTTTGGAAGAATATTCAGTTTTTTTCTGCCTATCCCTATCATTACCGTAAGAATAACGGTGTCTATTTGAGTAATAGTTTTAATTGGTTTGCTCTTCTCAATAACAAATGTTTTTATAACAAGGATCTTAACGTTGAGCAACTCGTGATTATCTCACTTGATTTGGCAACAGAGACATATACACAGTTTCAGCTCCCTCGAGAGTTTGATGAATTACCGTATCTTCCGCCAATTGTTTGCAAGCTGTTGGACAGTCTATGTTTTTATCATTACACTAAGGACGGTGGTTTTGTTATATGGCAGATGAAGGAATTTGGAGTCAAAAAATCTTGGACTAAATTCCTTCAATTTGATTATCATTCTCTATTTGATTGCTCCGGATGTACGGTTCATTTGTTGCCATTACACGTTTTCGAGAATGGAGATATGCTGATATTGGAAATCAATAATGGACATCTAATTCATTATAATAGGAGAGATAATGAAGTAGTGAAAACTACATATATCATTGACATAAGTCTGTCTGCTAGCATCCCATATGTTGAAAGTTTAGTTTCAACATTTTAA
- the LOC131598605 gene encoding uncharacterized mitochondrial protein AtMg00810-like, which produces MAAQNSWPIFQLDVKSTFLHGDLREEEGFQKCPYKHTLFTKTEDEGKMLIVCLYVDDLIYTGNNTAMFGCFKKSMMAEFEMFDLGVMHYFLGIEVVQSSTRIFISQKKYVRDIMNKFQMKDCNPVNTPSEFGMKLNKDDGRKKVDDTIYNQIVGSLMYLTATRPDKKHDVSVIRRYMECPTEIHLLAAKRIFSYLQGTKDNGLFYRTLQKQSMANNGKIVLHIE; this is translated from the exons ATGGCAGCTCAAAACTCATGGCCTATCTTCCAGTTGGACGTAAAATCAACATTCCTCCATGGAGATTTGCGAGAAGAG GAAGGATTTCAAAAATGTCCTTATAAACATACACTTTTCACAAAGACTGAAGATGAAGGAAAAATGCTCATTGTTTGCTTATATGTAGATGATTTGATCTACACTGGAAATAATACAGCCATGTTTGGATGTTTTAAGAAATCCATGATGGCTGAATTTGAGATGTTTGATCTTGGCGTGATGCATTACTTTCTTGGCATTGAAGTAGTGCAATCTTCTACTAGAATTTTTATTTCTCAAAAGAAGTATGTACGAGATATCATGAACAAGTTTCAAATGAAGGATTGTAATCCTGTAAATACTCCATCTGAGTTTGGTATGAAGTTAAACAAAGATGATGGCAGAAAGAAGGTTGATGACACTATTTACAACCAAATAGTGGGAAGTTTAATGTATTTGACAGCAACAAGACCAGATAAAAAGCATGATGTAAGTGTGATTAGAAGGTACATGGAATGTCCCACAGAGATTCATCTCTTGGCCGCAAAAAGAATTTTTAGTTACTTGCAAGGTACTAAGGACAATGGGCTGTTCTACAGGACACTACAGAAACAGTCAATGGCTAACAATGGCAAAATTGTTTTACACATTGAATGA
- the LOC131598606 gene encoding uncharacterized protein LOC131598606 yields MARPCAKLKEINESKELWKIAVRIHHKWTVLSKTKEHFELILVDKEGTDIHCRVPSALKHTYDYVLTVNNTYTISNFQVTLNDLMFKPSHHKYILTFTGGTSVSDKNKHDIPQKPLIFTPFGDILTNKGNRDVLNDITGIVVEIGYTQMHNSNKKQQINLVLKDLGNNILNCKYPLFVSNTFSVTKLHINDDLPKILPKGQKTIGVKWVYKTKLKESGEVDKHKAQLVAKGYKAGFWC; encoded by the exons ATGGCAAGACCTTGTGCGAAATTGAAGGAAATCAATGAAAGTAAGGAACTCTGGAAAATCGCGGTCAGAATCCATCACAAATGGACAGTTTTATCAAAGACCAAAGAGCACTTCGAACTAATTCTGGTTGATAAAGAG GGTACTGATATTCACTGCAGAGTACCAAGTGCGCTTAAACATACTTATGATTATGTTTTAACGGTTAACAACACATATACCATCTCAAATTTCCAAGTTACTTTGAATGATCTTATGTTCAAGCCTTCCCACCATAAATATATCTTAACTTTCACTGGTGGTACTTCTGTATCTGACAAGAACAAACACGACATACCACAAAAACCACTTATCTTCACTCCTTTTGGTGATATCCTTACCAACAAGGGAAATAGGGATGTGTTGAATG ATATCACAGGAATCGTTGTGGAAATTGGATACACCCAGATGCACAATTCGAACAAAAAACAGCAGATCAATTTGGTCCTTAAGGATTTGGG AAACAACATCCTTAATT GCAAATATCCTTTATTTGTTTCCAACACATTCAGCGTTACCAAATTGCACATCAACGATGATCTCCCTAAAATCCTTCCAAAAGGGCAGAAGACAATTGGTGTAAAGTGGGTTTACAAGACAAAGCTGAAGGAGAGTGGTGAGGTTGACAAACACAAGGCACAATTGGTCGCTAAGGGCTACAAAGCAGGATTTTGGTGTTGA